A genomic stretch from Spongiibacter nanhainus includes:
- a CDS encoding BCCT family transporter — translation MTDTQGKRVSNHYATDYVVGQDNIQAFGFDLHNPVFFISELFIFAFVGTTLLMPEQAMTLLSGAKGWAIETFDWLFMASSNVFILFCLALALSPMGKIRLGGDEATPDFSGLSWAAMLFASGMGIGLMFWSVAEPIAYYSDWYGTPFNVEANTDTAADLALAATMYHWGLHAWAIYAVVGLSLAFFCFNKNLPLTLRSAFYPILGERTWGWAGHIIDTLAVLATLFGLATSLGLGAKQASAGLEFVFGLEDTIPLQISIIAGITLIAIASVARGLHGGVKVLSNVNMAIAALLFIFVLLAGPTLSLMGWVVNTGKSYAGYFFELSNWVGRDDEDWLHAWSVFYWAWWVAWSPFVGMFIARISRGRTVREFLGAVILIPTTVTLLWMGVFGGGALEQSQNGVGQLANGLDNIALSMFYLLEQLPWTDVISTFGIFLVLVFFITSSDSGSLVIDSITSGGKLDAPIPQRIFWAAIEGLIASVLLYIGGTQALDALQAGTIAAGLPFTLILLFICVNLYKGLQHERQLMAAVASQN, via the coding sequence ATGACGGACACTCAAGGCAAACGAGTCAGCAATCACTACGCCACAGACTATGTAGTGGGCCAGGACAACATTCAAGCTTTTGGCTTTGACCTCCACAACCCAGTGTTCTTCATTAGTGAGCTGTTTATATTTGCGTTTGTCGGCACAACCTTACTTATGCCAGAGCAGGCAATGACCTTGCTGAGCGGCGCTAAGGGCTGGGCTATCGAGACCTTTGACTGGCTGTTCATGGCCAGCAGCAACGTGTTCATCCTTTTCTGTCTGGCACTGGCGTTGTCGCCGATGGGCAAGATACGCCTGGGCGGCGACGAGGCCACACCTGACTTTTCGGGGTTGTCCTGGGCGGCCATGTTATTCGCTTCTGGGATGGGCATTGGCCTGATGTTTTGGAGTGTTGCAGAGCCGATTGCCTACTACAGCGATTGGTACGGCACCCCGTTTAACGTCGAGGCCAATACCGACACCGCTGCGGACCTGGCCTTGGCGGCCACTATGTACCACTGGGGCCTCCATGCCTGGGCAATCTACGCCGTTGTCGGTCTGTCGCTGGCGTTTTTCTGCTTCAACAAAAATCTGCCGCTGACCCTGCGCTCGGCCTTCTACCCCATTCTTGGCGAGCGAACCTGGGGATGGGCCGGCCATATCATCGACACCCTCGCCGTATTGGCAACCCTATTTGGACTGGCCACCTCTCTGGGCCTTGGCGCAAAGCAAGCTAGCGCAGGCCTGGAGTTTGTATTTGGCCTGGAAGACACCATTCCCCTGCAAATAAGCATCATTGCAGGCATCACTTTAATTGCCATTGCATCAGTAGCGCGGGGGCTCCACGGCGGCGTGAAAGTACTTAGTAACGTCAATATGGCAATCGCCGCTCTGCTTTTCATCTTTGTTTTACTGGCGGGGCCAACACTGAGCTTGATGGGCTGGGTGGTCAATACCGGTAAATCCTACGCCGGTTATTTCTTTGAACTGAGTAACTGGGTCGGTCGAGACGACGAGGACTGGTTACATGCGTGGTCGGTATTCTACTGGGCCTGGTGGGTAGCCTGGTCGCCTTTTGTCGGCATGTTCATTGCGCGAATATCCCGCGGCCGTACGGTCAGAGAATTCCTGGGTGCTGTCATACTTATTCCCACTACCGTCACACTGCTTTGGATGGGTGTTTTTGGCGGCGGCGCACTGGAGCAATCGCAAAATGGTGTGGGGCAACTGGCGAACGGTTTAGATAACATCGCCCTGTCGATGTTTTACCTTTTGGAGCAACTGCCCTGGACTGACGTCATCTCTACCTTTGGTATTTTCCTGGTGCTGGTGTTCTTCATCACCTCTTCCGACTCTGGATCATTGGTGATTGACTCCATCACCTCGGGCGGCAAATTGGACGCACCGATACCACAGCGTATTTTCTGGGCCGCGATAGAGGGGTTAATCGCCTCGGTACTACTATACATCGGCGGAACACAGGCACTGGATGCACTTCAAGCCGGCACCATCGCAGCTGGCTTGCCTTTTACCCTGATATTGCTGTTCATCTGCGTCAATTTATACAAAGGGCTTCAGCACGAGCGGCAACTTATGGCTGCTGTAGCCTCGCAGAATTAA